The sequence gtaagaagACAGGTTTCCACATCAGAACCGTCCTGCTAGCTGTCTGCGGTTGCTAATCTGGACAGCGCTAACATGCAACACCTGGATCTGAGGCCgcgaggagctgcagagggacATATTTAaacctctaaggatgactgagATCTAACGGGTTTGTTCCCCTCCaggccagcagagggcagcacctGCAccttaacagacagacagacagacatacagtgggacagacaggcagacaaacacccagacagacagacgaactGACAGACGGGTACCTTGATGCTGTCGTAGTGGACTCGGACATTGTCCAGTTGAAACCAGACGCCTTTCACTTTGACCTCTGGCATGACGGCGGGAGTGAGACAGGTCATCTGAGAGGACGACAGCACAGAGCAATTCTCCAGCACCtgagggacaggaggagggacagacagaTCGAGAGAGAGACGGGACCAGTGATGAGAAATAGAAGTGTTACGTTTCGCTCCTCTCCGATTGGCTGAGTGACCTCACCGTTGCCATGGTGTTGTTGAAGACCATACGCTGCCTGGAAGTGAGCAGAGACAATCGTCTTCGCCGTTTGACCCTCTGGACCGCCAGAGGCTCCACCCACACCGCTATGATAGGCTGTTGCACAACCTGTAGGTTCCTGCCTGTCACCGTGATGACCCGCCCCcctctgcagacaggaagtcgtctccATATTAGgatattgatttgttttacgTGATCGTTAATTTTTGATTCGTGATGTATTCTTACGCAAAGAAGCTTTCGGCCGGTGAAGCGTCAGTGATGACGGGGTCGTCAAGGTAACGGAACGGAACGCCGGGAACAGTTCTCTCCGCTTTCCCAAAGAGAACCCGAACTGGGACTGCGCCAGTCTGGTTACTGGGACCGGTCTGACACACCAGCTGGGTGTCATTGACCTCCTCCACACTGAGAGGGCAGGAGACAAGGAAACGAGGAGACAAGGacattatgtaaaaaaaaatgttttgacaaAAAGTGAAGCCAGAATATTAGTAGCAGAAATACAaatagtagtattagtagtcgTTTTTGTAGTAGTAACAATAGTGTAGTACTAAAATGTAGCAGGGCTCAGTTATTGTAGATGTAGTagtagaaataaaaacacaactagtagtagtagtaatactaGTATTGTAGTAATAGTATTGTAATACTCACATGTAGCAGGGCTGGCGACCCACGAAGGCCTTCAGGTCCGATTTCTGTCCGGTCAGCAGCTGTCGTCCTCTGATGGTCAGCCAGGTTCCTCCAGAGACTGGACCTCTATCAGGAACCAGATCCAGAAGCTGGGGGTCCTGAAAACACAGGCGTGGACCTTAAAATGCAGAGAAGGTCCTGATTGACCAGAATGTCCAGAACAGAGACAACGAACGGGGACACGAGCCGTTGAGAGGAACCGGACGGTCCCGGCTACCATGTGATCAGAACCGAGACCGCGTCACATACTGGTCCCTGGTCTGTGGTTCCAGGATGGACCAGCTCACCTGATAGGTGAACAACTGCGTCGACTTTCCAGGCGGAGTCTTCCCCACGGTAACCAGAACAGgcccctccctcttcttccaACTGGGCTGCAGCTCACACACaaccctacacacacacacacacacacacacacacactcatgtagggtaccacacacacccactgtcaccgggtgtgtgtgtgtgtgatacctgGTAGAGATCTGGTATCCTTCAGGTGTGAGTGGACAGTGAACACCTGAAACTGTGACTCCGCCCACCACATCCAGGTACCTTATCCCCAGGTTAGACCCTGTAATCGTCACGAGGACGCCCCCCTCCAGAGGACCTGAGACAGGTtgcacctgcagacagacaggcagacacacaggtaggatggcagacagacaggcagacagacaggtctgCCGAGACATCTGCAAACAGACGACCAAACTAACCTGTGTGATCCGAGGAGCTGGGCAGCTGTCTGTAACTGCAGTGCCACATGATTGGTTGTAAACACattgaggggcggggcttccgggacaccacacacacccataTTCCTCTGGCACTGCCTTGCACTGTGAGCAATCTGATTGGCCGGCTGAGCAGTCATACAGCTGCACTGAATCGGGAGgacaaatacaaacatgaagcagtaaatacacaacaacaagcacacacaatcacacacacacactcacacacacacacacacactttctcttaCATTTTAGACCAGGTGAGGCATCAATGCGTCTTTCTCCTCTGCGCAGGTAAACAGTAGCTGAATACTGAAGTCGACTGACAGCATAATGAAACTACAGGCAGACaggtaaacagacagacaggagagtcaggcagacagacaggcgggtTATTTCTGACCTAAGATGAACACAAGGTGTCGGCTTACCTGATGAGGGCTGCAGGTGAAGGTCTCAGTGTTGTCCTGTAATCTTTCTGCAGCCGCTGACAGGGTGACGTGGACGCCTTCGATTTCCACAACACAGACATAATCAGCTTcatcctgcagacacacaatcaatacacacactcaatacacacacaatcaatacacacacaatcaataaACACCCTGATAATCAATACACACCcaatcaatacacacacaatcaatacacacacaatcaatacacacacaatcaatacacacacaatcaatacacacacaatcaatacacacacaatcaacacacacacaatcaatacaCACACGTCCCACTATTTAAGTGGGAATCATCTCATCCTGTCTAAACTCTGACGATCCGATCAGCTGATCGCCGtcagacgacccccccccccccatgtttgaTCATTATTGACAGGTCGTTCTCACCGTGTAGACGTCCAGGTTTCGTCCTCGCAGCACCACCGTGGTGCTCAGGCCCAAAGGCACTAAGGCAGAACTCTGCAGGGAGAAGACcagaggacaggaagcaggacCAGGAGCCTCctgctgagagacagacaggtgagaagcagacaggcagacagacaggcagacagacagacaggcagacaggcagacaggcagacagacagacagacaggcagacagacagacagacagacaggcagacagacaggcggtcTCACCCTGTGGCTGAGGGTGGCGTGCTGGTCGGGGCAGCTGCGGTTGTGAGTGCAGATCTGATCCAGAGGACACCAGTTACACCTCCAGACACTGGAGACACACGCCAGACACCTGGAACACACcgtcaccttcatcatcatcatcgtcaccacCACCATTAACAGCGCCAACGCCGCCGCCGGTGTGTCTTACTGGGAGCTCTGGTTCAACCGGCTCACAGCGCCACAGTCGTAGAAGGTCGCGTTCCCCGTGGCGACGGTCACGCGACCAAACATCAGCGCCACGGGCAGAACCACGTGATCTGGGAGGAGACAGCCGCAGCACGTCAAACACGCTAAACGACGGACGCCGCCGCCCGAGCTACGGCCACGCACCGCTCGCCGTTAGCACGGGGGGGAGGAGCTCCGGCGCGGGTGACCGACAGGTGATGTCGTTTCCCGTGACGATTGCCagctgaggagggaggagcccgAAGACACAGGAGAGAGACTCCGCCTCAGCGAGGGCAGGAAGCTGGATGACTGACAGCGTTACCTTGGCgatacaaacaaaataataacggcgttcatttaataatttatttgtgtgccgtgacatcacatttattaaaCGCACTACGAGAGGCCAAATCCACAACctcaccactagatgtcaccaGTGTCCTACCTGTGTCTGCTCGTCtcggctctgattggctggctgcaCACTCGCCACCGTCACACATTGATTGGTCAGATCAAAGCTCCAGAGCCAATGGTTGGGCTGCTTGTGGCGCTGGCACAGATGTTTACGCGTACACCtgtagaaaacaaacacacaaacaaacaaacaaacaaacagacaaacaaacagacagacagacagacagacagacaaacaaacaaacacacaaacaaacacacaaacaaacacacaaacaaacaaacaaacacacaaacaaacaaacaaacaaacagacagacagacagacagacagacagacagacagacagacagacaaacagacaaacaaacaaacaaacagacagacagacagacagacagacagacaaacaaacaaacaaacagacaaacaaacaaaaaatgagcATCAATGATTGAAATTATTGACCTCGCTCCGTggaatcaaccaatcagcacctccgctggatgtgatgtcatcatcatcatcatcatcatcagactgaAAACAGATTAGCACTTCACTGAGATGTGCTAACACAAGctagcagacacacacaccttccctcCAGGACACACCAGCCACAGTACGGGTCTCTGACAGCGAGACAGGTCTgacagtctgtctgtctctcgcaTGACGAGACAGGGACCTTCCATagctgagagacagacgggGGACAGGAGACACGTCAGTTTGCTTTAATCACGACGTGGCAGGAggggcagacaggaagacagacagacatgtcaGACAGACAGTTTGTTTCTCACCGTGCCGCTGGTCAGAACGTAAACGTGCTGCTGACTCTCATCCAATAGAAGATCAGCGCTGATGCTACTGCCGCTGTCCACCAATAGGCTGCCGTACAAATCACCTGACCAATCAGAGTGCACCAACACCttcgcacacacgcacgcacacacatgcacgcagtGAGTCAGCTGAAGTCATGTGACAGTGATAGCACGGAGCTAATCTCTTTAGCATAAAGGCCTTAAGCTGAGGGGGAAGGTTGTTTTAGCTTCACATGAAGACTAGCAAGAAGGGTTaacagttagcttagcttagcaaaTGGACGGTTAGCAGCTAGTAGCGAAACTAAAAGGTGTCAGGCAGGCTAACTGTTAGCGCCACCTTGTGCAGCCGACCCTCGCTGTCTCCCAGGAAGGCGATGGTGTGTCCCGCCTCTGTTGCTGTGGCAACAGCCGTCAGCTGGGTGGTGGAGTTAAAGGTAGGCGTCGCTGGGAGTGGCACCACGCTGGCGATGGGGTTTGGGGTGTGTTCCCCCCCGCAGGGATACTCTGAGAGAGATTCCTAGAAAATtaaaagagcgagagagagagggggggggggttaatggcTAAATGATTTATCTTCCTTTCATCAGTCGGGTGTAGAAAAAAAGAGTCTAATTCACAGAACACAGAATATCAACATCATGCAACAGAATATCCAGTCAAAGGATGCAGAAATCGttttcagagccagcatgtgcTCAGccaatgacctctgacctctaagGGACGTGGTGCTACTTTCATTACGAGTGCGGTAAAACATTTGTGGACAAACTCTTTCCTGACTGAATATTCGCTAACAGCAGAAAACTGTTATATAAAACCcatataaagtgtgtgtgtgcgtgcgcgtgtgtgtgtgtgtgcatgagtgtgtgtgtgtatgtgtgtgcgtggatcATATGTGGGTCAGATCTGTCGACTTCAGTGACAGCTGTCTGATGATAATCCAGCTGATAACAGCTGTACTCCACCGTCAGTATTGAGGTCAGCATCAACAGGCTCCTCCCACCAGCTGCtgatctgtgatgtcatcacacatGTGATATTGTGGACAACAGGTCCTCCTCACTGTCGTATGGATGAGAGGGTCGGTAGGACGCAACAGAATCTGACTTCCTCTTTGTCGCCTCTTGAACTACCGACCAATCGGAGCGTTGGAATTACCTCaggtagcctcaaacaccttgaCGACACGGCGTACTCGATGTAAGCCTCTTCCTGGCCGCCGCTGCCTCGCCCTCCCTCGGTGTAACAGACTTCCTGCGCTCGCAACAACATGGCGTCCAGCTCGGCCATCTGGTACACACAGAGCGCCGAGCGACCGGTCGCTACCGGCGTGGACGCCTGTCCAGCCGCCATGATGACGAAGAGGGCGGCTTCACCCGATTGGTTCCCCAGCCACGCCGCCTGAGCCAGGTTGTAGCCGCCGCGGCACAGCAACGGCATCTCCACGTAGGAGTAGAAGCTGCGGTCGGAGGCGCAGAGGCGGGAGGCGTAAGTCCGGTACTCCTTCTTGTGCCACATGTCCCTTCGAGTGAACAGGAAGTACACATGGTTGCCGTGGGTGACAGCCTTCACAAAGTGGTTGTTGTACTCCGAGTAACTCCCGACGACGAGTTTCCCCAGTTCCTCCTCCTGAGAAAAGGCCCGGCGAGGCGGGAAGACCGGGAACAGCCGGCGAGTCGTGATTGGCGGGATATCGCCGGGACCTTTACTGGTGTAGCTTCGACCAACCAGCATCAGGCGCAGGGTGGCGCCGGGCCCGCCCCCCTCCTGTTTGCTCTCAGTGGTTATCACCAGAGCGACGGTGGACACGCGGGGGTCGTTGGCGGCGACGTACTGGGTGTCGACGGGGTTGGAGGTCTGATAGATGATGTCAGAGATGTTGGCGAGACTCCTGCAGGCGGAGAGAAGAAGTCGGTTCGTCATGCTAACAACAACCGGCTAGCGCCACGTTGTCATGCCAACTGTTAGAATGCATCACGAGTTAGTGCTTTGTTAGCGTTTCGGCTGAATTAGCTCAGTGCTAAGTGTGATGAGCTACATGTTAGCTACGTGGCGTTAGCTTCCTGTTCGCTGCGTGATAGGGGAACGGGTCTTACCTTTTGTCACAGATGCCCTGGTAGAGCGAACCACAAACAATCAGGCTCACTGGCTCCTCCCCTTGGCccgcctccatcagcagcacctTGTTGTGGTTGTGAGTGGGTGTGGCCGAGGGGCAATCCCGGGGTACGATTGGTGGGAGGCAGTCCGGAGAGTCCAGGTGGGGGCCAGTGGTCACGTGTGACATCACattcaggtcagaggtcagctggTAAAGGTGGTCGACTCCGCCCACATAAAGACGGCCCGTCCTTGGATCCAGCACAAGGTGAGAGAGGGTGGCGCCCTGGAGCGCCACCCTCCTCACAGATGAGTCGGATATGGCATCAGTCAGGTGAGAcggcgagaggaagaggaagggaaggaggaagaggag is a genomic window of Brachionichthys hirsutus isolate HB-005 chromosome 2, CSIRO-AGI_Bhir_v1, whole genome shotgun sequence containing:
- the plxnb3 gene encoding plexin-B3 — translated: MLASSIPSSLLFLLPFLFLSPSHLTDAISDSSVRRVALQGATLSHLVLDPRTGRLYVGGVDHLYQLTSDLNVMSHVTTGPHLDSPDCLPPIVPRDCPSATPTHNHNKVLLMEAGQGEEPVSLIVCGSLYQGICDKRSLANISDIIYQTSNPVDTQYVAANDPRVSTVALVITTESKQEGGGPGATLRLMLVGRSYTSKGPGDIPPITTRRLFPVFPPRRAFSQEEELGKLVVGSYSEYNNHFVKAVTHGNHVYFLFTRRDMWHKKEYRTYASRLCASDRSFYSYVEMPLLCRGGYNLAQAAWLGNQSGEAALFVIMAAGQASTPVATGRSALCVYQMAELDAMLLRAQEVCYTEGGRGSGGQEEAYIEYAVSSRCLRLPEESLSEYPCGGEHTPNPIASVVPLPATPTFNSTTQLTAVATATEAGHTIAFLGDSEGRLHKVLVHSDWSGDLYGSLLVDSGSSISADLLLDESQQHVYVLTSGTLWKVPVSSCERQTDCQTCLAVRDPYCGWCVLEGRCTRKHLCQRHKQPNHWLWSFDLTNQCVTVASVQPANQSRDEQTQVTLSVIQLPALAEAESLSCVFGLLPPQLAIVTGNDITCRSPAPELLPPVLTASDHVVLPVALMFGRVTVATGNATFYDCGAVSRLNQSSQCLACVSSVWRCNWCPLDQICTHNRSCPDQHATLSHRQEAPGPASCPLVFSLQSSALVPLGLSTTVVLRGRNLDVYTDEADYVCVVEIEGVHVTLSAAAERLQDNTETFTCSPHQFHYAVSRLQYSATVYLRRGERRIDASPGLKLQLYDCSAGQSDCSQCKAVPEEYGCVWCPGSPAPQCVYNQSCGTAVTDSCPAPRITQVQPVSGPLEGGVLVTITGSNLGIRYLDVVGGVTVSGVHCPLTPEGYQISTRVVCELQPSWKKREGPVLVTVGKTPPGKSTQLFTYQDPQLLDLVPDRGPVSGGTWLTIRGRQLLTGQKSDLKAFVGRQPCYIVEEVNDTQLVCQTGPSNQTGAVPVRVLFGKAERTVPGVPFRYLDDPVITDASPAESFFAGGRVITVTGRNLQVVQQPIIAVWVEPLAVQRVKRRRRLSLLTSRQRMVFNNTMATVLENCSVLSSSQMTCLTPAVMPEVKVKGVWFQLDNVRVHYDSIKGKSFTYYPNPEFFSLNREAPDVPYRFKPGGVIAVEGQDLTRAMSRQEVRARLGDQECEVKTLDGTHLYCEPPETQPLSVDDANELPSLKVFMGHLQVDLGLVQYDSNSLLTPVPLAAQIGLGAGAAVVILSVLVVILMYRRKSKQALRDYKKVLLQLETLEINVGDQCRKEFTDLMTEMMDLSSDVGGPGLPLLDYRTYAERVFFPGQPVALLSRQLDLPDSRKQTVEQGLLQLNNLLNNRLFLTRFIHTLEAQQGFSQRDRGYVASLLTIALHNKLEYFTEVMKTLLQDLVQQYVDKNPKLMLRRTETVVEKMLTNWMSICLYSFLKEVAGEPLYMLYRAIKYQVDKGPVDAVTGKAKRTLNDSHLLREDVDYCTMTLTVLVKNGGEVQHCPVKILDTDTITQVKDKILDQVYRGAPFSQRPAADSLDLEWRSGQAGHLTLSDDDVTAVVQGRWKRLNTLQHYKVPDGATVALVPRSQSSAGVNQVFQTGEKTPMLESEEEEGLRLWHLVKSSEDPEIPKHRKSSMRDRERAKAIPEIYLTRLLSMKGTLQKFVDDVFLAILSTKRPPPIAVRFFFDFLDDMADKHGIDDPETVHIWKTNSLPLRFWVNILKNPQFVLDVQVTDSIDAVLSVIAQTFIDSCTTSEHKVGRDSPVNKLLYAREIPRYKQLVERYYSDIHSAASGCYQEMNSTLTELSGSFASEVNSLVALHELYKYINKYYDQVILSLEEDSSGQKMQLAYRLQQVAALVENKVTDL